Proteins from one Panicum virgatum strain AP13 chromosome 7K, P.virgatum_v5, whole genome shotgun sequence genomic window:
- the LOC120642469 gene encoding uncharacterized protein LOC120642469, with amino-acid sequence MVGGGGKPLGDSVFAGHAAAGAAAISASAVAVHPLDTVKTLVQLGAAGQKQKMGLRQVVDRLMAASGPAGFYSGIGWSIMGKLPGLGARFGTYELLTAFYKDGREDNYVYYSEAMLAGIAAGAVEAFLCTPFELFKLRNQVSSVVPSRPVSPANVAQESFPLLSKLLPGYVPDMRVWSNTVNLLSDLSPKHPDMLGALKQHPWMLTGSGKPPLPSDVQLPSRVISLEGWCALWRGLRPGIARDCVFGGMFFSTWQFIHTAMLTWKAVNMNPEPRNIEEAGPVHPFASSVAAGFAGAVAAAASHTFDTAKSRSECTVVPKYIALERKLLKWKAPGTWIERKTGISPADRNVLFRGIGLRMAHSGIASFVLAGSYYLVVDYIS; translated from the exons atggTGGGAGGCGGCGGGAAGCCGCTGGGCGACAGCGTGTTCGCGGGccacgcggccgccggcgcggcggcgatcagcgcctccgccgtcgccgtgcaCCCCCTCGACACGGTGAAGACCCTCGTCCAG CTGGGAGCGGCCGGGCAGAAGCAGAAGATGGGGCTTCGGCAGGTGGTGGACCGACTCATGGCCGCCTCCGGCCCTGCAG GGTTTTACAGTGGAATCGGATGGTCTATAATGGGAAAACTTCCTGGATTGGGAGCACGTTTTGGGACCTATGAACTTTTAACAGCTTTCTATAAAG ATGGAAGGGAGGACAATTATGTCTATTATTCTGAGGCTATGTTGGCTGGCATAGCTGCTGGTGCTGTAGAGGCTTTTTTATGCACACcatttgaacttttcaaactcCGAAACCAAGTTAGTTCTGTGGTACCTTCAAGACCAGTGAGCCCtgcaaatgttgcacaagaaTCGTTTCCACTACTTTCCAAACTGTTGCCTGGATATGTTCCTGATATGAGGGTGTGGAGCAACACCGTGAACCTTTTATCTGATCTTTCTCCAAAGCATCCCGACATGTTGGGTGCCCTAAAGCAGCACCCATGGATGCTTACCGGCTCTGGAAAGCCCCCATTACCGTCTGATGTGCAGCTACCTTCTAGAGTGATATCACTTGAAGGTTGGTGTGCTCTGTGGAGAGGGCTTAGACCAGGGATAGCTCGAGACTGTGTCTTTGGTGGTATGTTCTTTTCAACTTGGCAATTCATACACACGGCGATGCTCACTTGGAAGGCAGTTAATATGAACCCTGAACCTAG GAATATAGAAGAAGCAGGTCCTGTACACCCGTTTGCCTCCAGTGTTGCTGCAGGCTTTGCAGGAGCAGTTGCAGCTGCTGCTTCACATACATTTGATACCGCAAAAAGTCGTTCAGAATGTACTGTTGTGCCTAAG TATATTGCATTGGAGAGAAAGCTTCTTAAGTGGAAAGCACCGGGAACGTGGATAGAGAGAAAGACAGGAATATCTCCTGCTGATAGGAATGTTCTGTTCCGTGGCATTGGACTACGAATGGCCCATAGCGGAATTGCATCATTTGTATTAGCCGGGTCATACTATCTAGTTGTAGATTACATCTCATAG
- the LOC120642496 gene encoding uncharacterized protein LOC120642496: MATTAFFHPLATPMAGGGARIRRRPLSLPVPARTAPRRPAPLLVVCARRADSRARAAASRQPANPSDVPKRDAEEVEEVEEEMPWIQDKALDLVEFTGTVTQAIPGPRVGSSPVPWLLAVPLAYVGVSFVLAVVRTVRRFTSPRTKKKRRVGKNIFLLKSLDELFQKGREAVDYPTLQDLMQKTGFDMDDVVRKYIRYTLNEKPFNPDVVVDLIHLRKASMLEDAEVAEILNEISRRIVREKGPVVMDLSGFTEQGFKRKLAVQALFGKILYLSELPEFCSRDSSLVVKEIFGVTDENADSLRIHTLSATGDIESIQKMVDDLDIEQGPSSSS; this comes from the exons atGGCGACCACCGCCTTCTTCCATCCGCTCGCCACtccgatggccggcggcggcgctcgcatcCGTCGCCGCCCGCTCTCCCTACCCGTCCCCGCCCGCACCgcgccccggcggccggcgccgctcctcgtcGTCTGCGCGAGGCGCGCCGACAGccgggcccgcgccgccgcttcgcGGCAGCCCGCGAATCCCAGCGATGTCCCGAAGCGGGACGCGGAGGAAGTGGAGGAGGTCGAGGAGGAGATGCCGTGGATCCAGGACAAGGCGCTGGACCTCGTGGAGTTCACCGGCACCGTCACGCAGGCCATCCCGGGGCCCCGCGTCGGCTCCAGCCCCGTGCCGTGGCTCCTCGCCGTACCGCTCGCCTACGTCGGCGTCTCCTTCGTGCTTGCGGTCGTCCGCACCGTCCGCAGGTTCACCTCCCCGCGTACTAAGAAGAAGCGAAGG GTTGGTAAGAATATATTCTTGTTGAAGTCACTAGATGAGCTGTTCCAGAAGGGCAGGGAAGCAGTAGATTATCCTACTCTCCAAGACCTCATGCAGAAG ACAGGATTTGACATGGATGATGTAGTAAGAAAGTACATCCGGTACACACTGAACGAAAAACCCTTCAATCCTGATGTGGTCGTGGATCTCATACATCTTAGAAAGGCTTCAATGCTAGAAGACGCAGAAGTTGCTGAAATTTTGAATGAGATCTCAAGACGAATTGTTCGAGAAAAAG GGCCAGTAGTTATGGACTTATCTGGGTTTACAGAACAAGGTTTTAAGCGGAAGCTTGCTGTACAAGCTTTGTTTGGAAAAATCCTATACTTATCGGAG CTTCCAGAGTTCTGTTCAAGGGACAGCTCACTTgttgtcaaagaaatcttcggAGTTACAGA TGAGAATGCAGACAGTCTTCGAATTCACACCCTCTCTGCAACTGGTGATATTGAATCCATACAGAAGATGGTCGATGATTTAGACATAGAGCAGGGCCCCTCATCATCATCTTGA
- the LOC120642572 gene encoding mitochondrial intermembrane space import and assembly protein 40 homolog, translating to MGQGQSQPAPPAEEPTPPAAEPSSPSPAPASSSLEALAAEAMSFDEGDTEESIDEKVQKALECPCVADLKNGPCGGPFVDAFSCFLRSKEEEKGSDCVNPFIALQDCIKANPEAFSKEILEEEENDEEAENSSLKVRAPAWSREPKPKA from the exons ATGGGCCAAGGACAGAGTCAGCCCGCCCCTCCGGCTGAGGAGCCTACTccgcccgccgcggagccgtccTCGCCGTCTCCTGCCCCGGCGTCCTCCTCCCTCGAGGCGCTCGCCGCAG AGGCTATGTCGTTTGATGAGGGTGATACTGAGGAG TCAATTGATGAGAAGGTACAAAAAGCTCTGGAGTGTCCATGTGTTGCTGATTTGAAAAATGGTCCTTGTGGAGGCCCATTTGTCGATGCATTTTCCTGCTTCCTTAGGagcaaagaagaagagaag GGATCAGATTGTGTGAACCCCTTTATCGCACTACAGGACTGCATCAAAGCAAATCCAGAGGCATTTTCTAAGGAGATtttggaggaagaggagaatgATGAGGAAGCAGAGAATTCCAGCCTGAAAGTTAGAGCCCCAGCATGGTCTAGAGAACCCAAACCCAAGGCTTGA